In the genome of Hydractinia symbiolongicarpus strain clone_291-10 chromosome 5, HSymV2.1, whole genome shotgun sequence, one region contains:
- the LOC130645387 gene encoding uncharacterized protein LOC130645387, which produces MKKGEYIFEDGASFDSEATSSPLAHPTKDRPKFQARNNLKVENKPKHVLNKIRRQASDEKFYEPKPTVKPRPAKRPKPVIGTKPPILSPKPKRSDKHINFLDKSNEKVNESNSGPLVNKTKGHAFVLPPLPSVNQHKGTTPKYKVPEIRNQSKVDSYVPKKNVPPPLSPRPVRSSHNNNISKTKPSAEKQKDFHGEKLTNHTEESKKETAKLTEMEIDKKKDHVVTEPSLDTELGEKNILSRDEKCPEIPTNKKAGCSSNFINQNAPTKTNDCNDMNSDLKKVKKKGSPAEGEQFITKTTDANTTKAKSDSKTNPFLKGISKFTDSVSPPMARFKKYDSLEEKQSCADPDEEINEMIQDKGKNKTTTETKKGPGKLTFSPFAFKKEKTASVSTNKFTKLDSSPKVSRKMDNKNALESDSVHKLETKTQNLELANTTDFSKDKDTTKDREKDDGKIDDAMNSGSEKLNANANIEKSQPKKEGGVYKKLSFDDLYSPPHMIRSYSLVTYTPKPAKRRVDAHGRIMDKRGSAQNDIVRSLSPAMKYEERIMNGAPWKEKVKEEEEHLLLDNSERRRHTFSQPSTKGFISRSHPNGKSSDKVNLISQDSTDDESDEDLLLNKQIQNSERLKTENKTKSKKIFGILRKHNAEE; this is translated from the exons ATGAAGAAAGGAGAGTATATATTTGAGGATGGTGCGAGCTTTGACAGCGAAG CGACATCATCACCTTTGGCTCATCCAACCAAAGATCGTCCAAAATTCCAAGCAAGAAATAACCTTAAAGTCGAAAACAAACCAAAACACGTCTTAAACAAAATACGACGGCAAGCATCCGATGAAAAGTTTTATGAGCCAAAACCTACTGTAAAACCAAGGCCAGCTAAACGTCCGAAACCAGTCATCGGGACCAAACCACCCATATTATCGCCTAAGCCGAAGCGCAGCGATAAACATATTAACTTCTTAGATAAATCAAACGAAAAAGTAAATGAATCAAATTCTGGACCTTTGGTTAACAAAACTAAAGGTCATGCATTTGTTCTCCCCCCACTGCCTTCCGTAAACCAACATAAAGGAACAACTCCGAAGTATAAAGTCCCCGAAATTCGTAATCAATCGAAGGTCGATAGTTATGTACCAAAGAAAAACGTACCACCACCCCTGTCCCCAAGACCAGTAAGATCATCTCATAATAATAACATTTCGAAAACTAAGCCTTCTGCAGAAAAACAGAAAGACTTTCATGGTGAGAAATTAACAAACCATACCGAAGAGTCTAAAAAAGAAACAGCAAAGTTAACTGAAATGGAGATTGATAAAAAGAAGGACCACGTTGTTACGGAACCCTCATTGGATACAGAGTTGGGGGAAAAGAATATACTGAGCAGGGATGAAAAATGCCCGGAAATTCCGACCAACAAAAAAGCAGGATGTAGTTCAAACTTTATAAATCAGAATGCaccaacaaaaacaaatgattGCAACGATATGAACTCAGATCTCAAAAAGGTTAAGAAAAAAGGAAGTCCTGCTGAAGGGGAACAATTCATTACAAAAACTACAGATGCGAACACGACAAAAGCGAAAAGCGACAGCAAAACCAACCCGTTTTTAAAAGGCATAAGCAAATTCACTGATTCAGTTAGCCCACCCATGGCACGGTTTAAGAAATACGATAGTTTAGAAGAAAAACAGAGCTGCGCAGATCCGGAtgaagaaataaatgaaatgatACAAGACAAGGGGAAAAACAAAACCACAACAGAGACAAAAAAAGGTCCTGGAAAATTAACCTTTTCACCCTTCGCTTTTAAGAAGGAAAAAACAGCAAGTGTTTCTACGAATAAATTCACCAAACTAGACAGTTCACCAAAAGTTAGCCGAAAGATGGATAACAAAAATGCTTTAGAATCAGATTCTGTACATAAACTTGAAACAAAGACACAGAACTTAGAACTAGCAAATACAACTGACTTTTCTAAAGATAAAGATACAACGAAAGATAGAGAAAAGGACGACGGGAAAATAGACGATGCAATGAATTCTGGATCAGAGAAACTAAACGCAAATGCAAACATAGAAAAAAGTCAACCTAAGAAGGAAGGTGGAGTGTATAAGAAACTTTCATTTGATGATTTGTATTCTCCTCCACATATGATAAGGTCTTATTCTCTTGTCACGTACACACCAAAACCAGCGAAAAGAAGAGTCGATGCGCACGGTAGGATAATGGACAAACGCGGAAGTGCACAGAATGATATTGTGCGATCGTTATCACCAGCGATGAAGTACGAGGAAAGAATAATGAATGGGGCACCCTGGAAGGAGAAAGTCAAGGAAGAAGAAGAACATCTGTTGCTTGATAACAGTGAAAGAAGAAGACATACTTTTAGTCAGCCATCGACAAAGGGGTTTATATCAAGGTCACACCCAAACGGGAAATCTTCAGACAAGGTAAATTTGATAAGTCAAGACTCAACAGATGACGAAAGCGACGAGGACTTACTGCTGAATAAGCAAATCCAAAATTCGGAACGCcttaaaacagaaaataaaacaaaatcgaaGAAAATATTTGGTATATTAAGGAAGCATAATGCAGAAGAGTAA
- the LOC130645386 gene encoding SWI/SNF-related matrix-associated actin-dependent regulator of chromatin subfamily A containing DEAD/H box 1-like: MVNMLNSSLNLSLEAFAYQKKPSVLAIHDSDNDLDVQCLDDEIPGNCQKKRKARIESDDSDVEVSYVKHASKRKRVCVIDSDNEDGNGVKVNNDDPVVVDSDDGDADKDGINDITADHSISLNESLLEEQILAENYAQVNDFLATCSMEQLAVIPSCSRSKAEKILSMRPFESYEQMMENINQIKNFNSKKFIDGCLDYLNERLKFEELMSKCEELSKTIQKEILLLNEHVDQLPVQQPFCVNGSLSLKNYQIVGLNWLALLHQKNLNGILADQMGLGKTIQALTFIGYLLENGHHGPHVIVCPCSTLDNWIREFQTWLPEVSFVQYSGSQSERRYLRRDILEGEEQADVIISTFNIVLSTKEDRGFFRRLNIQYLVLDEAHMIKNMKSERYKHLLRLQASRKLLLTGTPLQNDVMELIALLVFLMPEMFDSYHERIKMLFSRQNMTDGETTYEKELLPKVKKILEPFFLRRLKKDVLHDMPSKNEKIALCELNDIQMQLYKSYITEYKIQNGLKNGGAGMALLTKLRKVTNHPLLVRHKYTDEQLLVMAQNYVKSPFHFDSDVDCVYEDMTVMSDFELHKLCEEESVLKQYKLSEEDICECGKLKWLDGKLSKLKKRGDRVLLFSQFVIVLDILEEYLKIKKYRYLRIDGGTKGSSRQQLIDEYNTNEDIFIFLLSTRAGGLGINLTSANTVIFHDIDYNPYNDKQAEDRCHRVGQTREVTVYKCIGKDTIEENILKCGEKKLRLEKEVVGGNEHVTESDARNTVLTILNESL, translated from the exons gaaattgtcagaaaaaacgAAAAGCAAGGATTGAAAGCGATGACAGTGATGTCGAAGTAAGCTATGTGAAACATGCATCAAAACGCAAACGTGTTTGTGTAATTGACAGTGACAATGAAGATGGAAATGGAGTAAAAGTAAACAATGATGATCCTGTTGTTGTTGACAGTGATGATGGCGATGCTGATAAAGATGGCATAAACG ACATAACAGCAGACCATAGTATATCACTGAATGAAAGCCTTCTTGAAGAACAAATTTTAGCAGAAAATTACGCGCAGGTCAATGATTTTCTTGCAACTTGTTCGATGGAGCAGTTAGCTGTTATACCTAGTTGTTCGCGAAGCAAAGCTGAAAAGATTTTGTCCATGCGGCCATTCGAAAGTTATGAGCAAATG ATGGAGAATATCAACCaaataaagaattttaataGTAAAAAA TTCATTGATGGATGCTTGGATTATTTGAATGAAAGATTAAAGTTCGAAGAATTGATGTCGAAATGTGAAGAACTTTCGAAAACTATTCAAAAGGAG ATATTGTTACTAAATGAACATGTTGATCAACTTCCTGTACAACAACCATTTTGTGTCAATGGCAG ttTGAGTTTAAAGAACTACCAAATAGTCGGGTTAAACTGGCTTGCTTTGTTAcatcaaaaaaacttaaatggaATTCTTGCGGATCAAATGGGACTGGGGAAGACAATACAAGCTTTAACGTTTATAGGATACTTGCTAGAAAATGGACATCATGGTCCTCATGTTATTGTATGTCCATGTTCTACTTTAG ATAATTGGATCAGGGAATTTCAAACATGGCTTCCGGAAGTGTCATTTGTACAATATAGTG GGAGTCAATCAGAACGACGTTATTTAAGAAGAGATATATTAGAGGGAGAAGAACAAGCTGACGTCATCATCTCCAC TTTCAACATAGTTTTGAGCACCAAAGAAGATCGCGGATTCTTCAGAAGGTTGAATATACAATACCTTGTGTTGGATGAAGCACATAtgattaaaaatatgaaaagtgAACGTTACAAGCATTTACTGAGACTGCAG GCCAGTCGAAAACTTCTGCTTACTGGAACTCCTCTACAAAATGACGTCATGGAACTCATAGCTTTGCTAGTTTTCTTAATGCCAGAAATGTTTGATAGTTATCACGAACGTATTAAGATGTTGTTTAGCAGACAAAACATGACT gATGGTGAGACAACCTATGAGAAAGAATTGCTACcgaaagtgaaaaaaatattggaacCATTTTTTCTACGACGTTTGAAAAAAGAT GTGCTACACGACATGCcaagtaaaaatgaaaaaatagcaTTATGCGAACTTAACGATATACAAATGCAACTTTATAAGTCTTATATAACTGAATACAAAATTCAAAATG GTCTCAAGAATGGAGGTGCTGGCATGGCCTTACTCACGAAGCTTCGTAAAGTGACAAACCATCCTCTTTTGGTTCGTCATAAATACACTGATGAACAACTTTTAGTCATGGCTCAAAACTACGTAAAG TCTCCGTTTCATTTCGATTCTGATGTTGATTGTGTTTACGAAGATATGACTGTAATGTCTGACTTTGAACTACACAAGCTCTGCGAAGAAGAGAGCGTTTTAAAACAGTATAAACTCTCCGAGGAAGATATATGTGAGTGTGGTAAATTGAAATGGCTTGATGGAAAATTGTCGAAACTAAAGAAACGC ggaGATCGAGTGCTTTTATTTAGTCAATTTGTGATTGTGTTGGATATCCTGGAAGAGtatcttaaaattaaaaagtacaGATATCTTCGTATTGATGGAGGGACGAAAGGAAGTTCAAG ACAACAATTGATTGATGAGTACAACACTAACGAagacatatttatttttcttttatcaacAAGAGCTG GTGGTTTGGGAATAAACTTGACGTCAGCGAACACAGTTATTTTTCACGACATCGATTATAATCCATACAACGACAAACAAGCAGAAGATAGGTGTCATCGAGTCGGACAGACGAG agaAGTGACAGTGTACAAGTGTATTGGTAAAGACACgattgaagaaaatattttaaaatgtggtgaaaagaaacttaGGCTGGAGAAAGAAGTTGTCGGTGGAAACGAACACG TTACGGAAAGTGACGCCAGGAATACAGTTTTAACCATCCTTAATGAAAGTTTGTAA
- the LOC130645383 gene encoding fumarylacetoacetate hydrolase domain-containing protein 2-like isoform X1: MRLVQFEEGGHTHVGIETDQNSDIVDFTKANPDVSTMIQFLKNCEKNMEDAKRIFNDAKYVVKRENVRILSPITHPEKIICIGMNYTDHCEELGKPIPTNPVVFSKFSNCITHPGAGITYPKLTEQLDWEVELAVVIGKSGKNIEEKNAMEHVFGYTVAHDVTARDLISKNGGLWLLAKTFDTFLPLGPAIVTRDSISAPHNLGIRCKVNGELMQNSNTKNQVFKTERLISYVSQYVRVIFRFTTLTAGDVISTGTPPGVGCFRKPPVFLKVGDIVECEIDEIGRLQNTIVAE; encoded by the exons ATGAGGTTAGTACAATTTGAAGAAGGTGGCCATACACACGTGGGAATTGAAACTGATCAAAACAGTGATATAGTTGACTTCACAAAAGCTAACCCAGATGTTTCCACCATgattcagtttttaaaaaattgcgagaaaaaTATGGAAGATGCTAAAAG AATCTTCAATGACGCAAAGTATGTTGTAAAGAGGGAGAATGTTCGGATTCTTTCTCCTATCACCCATCCAGAGAAGATCATATGCATTGGTATGAATTATACAGATCATTGTGAAGAACTTGGAAAACCTATACCAACTAATCCTGTAGTGTTCAGCAAATTTTCAAATTGTATTACACATCCCGGAGCTGGTATTACATACCCAAAGTTAACTGAA CAATTAGATTGGGAAGTTGAGCTAGCTGTTGTTATTGGAAAATCAGGTAAAAATATTGAG GAGAAAAATGCTATGGAACACGTTTTTGGATACACTGTTGCACATGACGTCACCGCGCGTGATTTGATATCCAAAAATGGCGGACTGTGGTTATTAGCCAAAACATTTGATACCTTTCTACCACTGGGTCCAGCAATTGTTACTAGGGACAGCATATCAg cTCCACACAATCTTGGCATACGATGTAAAGTAAATGGAGAACTTATGCAAAACTCAAACACAAAAAATCAAGTTTTTAAAACGGAAAGATTGATTTCATATGTCTCCCAATAt GTCCGTGTTATTTTTAGATTTACAACTTTAACAGCTGGTGACGTCATCAGTACTGGCACTCCTCCTGGTGTGGGATGTTTTAGAAAACCACCAGTATTTTTGAAG GTTGGCGATATTGTCGAATGTGAAATCGACGAAATTGGCCGTTTGCAAAACACAATCGTAGCTGAGTGA
- the LOC130645383 gene encoding fumarylacetoacetate hydrolase domain-containing protein 2-like isoform X2, which produces MRLVQFEEGGHTHVGIETDQNSDIVDFTKANPDVSTMIQFLKNCEKNMEDAKRIFNDAKYVVKRENVRILSPITHPEKIICIGMNYTDHCEELGKPIPTNPVVFSKFSNCITHPGAGITYPKLTEQLDWEVELAVVIGKSGKNIEEKNAMEHVFGYTVAHDVTARDLISKNGGLWLLAKTFDTFLPLGPAIVTRDSISAPHNLGIRCKVNGELMQNSNTKNQVFKTERLISYVSQFTTLTAGDVISTGTPPGVGCFRKPPVFLKVGDIVECEIDEIGRLQNTIVAE; this is translated from the exons ATGAGGTTAGTACAATTTGAAGAAGGTGGCCATACACACGTGGGAATTGAAACTGATCAAAACAGTGATATAGTTGACTTCACAAAAGCTAACCCAGATGTTTCCACCATgattcagtttttaaaaaattgcgagaaaaaTATGGAAGATGCTAAAAG AATCTTCAATGACGCAAAGTATGTTGTAAAGAGGGAGAATGTTCGGATTCTTTCTCCTATCACCCATCCAGAGAAGATCATATGCATTGGTATGAATTATACAGATCATTGTGAAGAACTTGGAAAACCTATACCAACTAATCCTGTAGTGTTCAGCAAATTTTCAAATTGTATTACACATCCCGGAGCTGGTATTACATACCCAAAGTTAACTGAA CAATTAGATTGGGAAGTTGAGCTAGCTGTTGTTATTGGAAAATCAGGTAAAAATATTGAG GAGAAAAATGCTATGGAACACGTTTTTGGATACACTGTTGCACATGACGTCACCGCGCGTGATTTGATATCCAAAAATGGCGGACTGTGGTTATTAGCCAAAACATTTGATACCTTTCTACCACTGGGTCCAGCAATTGTTACTAGGGACAGCATATCAg cTCCACACAATCTTGGCATACGATGTAAAGTAAATGGAGAACTTATGCAAAACTCAAACACAAAAAATCAAGTTTTTAAAACGGAAAGATTGATTTCATATGTCTCCCAAT TTACAACTTTAACAGCTGGTGACGTCATCAGTACTGGCACTCCTCCTGGTGTGGGATGTTTTAGAAAACCACCAGTATTTTTGAAG GTTGGCGATATTGTCGAATGTGAAATCGACGAAATTGGCCGTTTGCAAAACACAATCGTAGCTGAGTGA